A single window of Vanessa tameamea isolate UH-Manoa-2023 chromosome 5, ilVanTame1 primary haplotype, whole genome shotgun sequence DNA harbors:
- the LOC113392567 gene encoding dynamin isoform X13, which yields MAGNFGMQQLIPVVNKLQDAFVQMGVHMSLDLPQIAVVGGQSAGKSSVLENFVGRDFLPRGSGIVTRRPLILQLIHSNTEYAEFLHCKGKKFVDFNEVRGEIEAETDRITGSNKGISPVPINLRVYSPNVLNLTLIDLPGLTKVPIGDQPVDIEQQIKAMIFQFIRRESCLILAVTPANTDLANSDALKLAKEVDPQGLRTIGVITKLDLMDEGTDARDVLENKLLPLRRGYIGVVNRSQKDIDGRKDISAALAAERKFFLSHPSYRHIADRLGTPYLQRVLNQQLTNHIRDTLPGLRDKLQKQLLTLEKDVEQYKHFRPDDPSIKTKAMLQMIQQLQTDFERTIEGSGSAQINTNELSGGAKINRLFHERFPFEIVKMEFDEKELRREIAFAIRNIHGIRVGLFTPDMAFEAIVKKQIARLKEPSLKCVDLVVQELSNVVRVCTERMSRYPRLREETERIIMSHVRSREQQCKEQLVLFVDCELAYMNTNHEDFIGFAKLDIPAQNQSENSAKSGHRALGNQVIRKGYMCIHNLGIMKGGSRDYWFVLTSESISWFKDEEEREKKYMLPLDGLKLRDLEQGFMSRRHMFALFNPEGRNVYKDYKQLELSCETQDDVDSWKASFLRAGVYPEKTSEAANGEDSEGNELFLPFPGLGGNKRSSDTSGTSSMDPQLERQVETIRNLVDSYMRIVTKTTRDLVPKTIMMMIINNAKDFINGELLAHLYASGDQSQMMEESPEEALKREEMLRMYHACKEALRIIGDVSMATVSTPVPPPVKNDWLESRLDSNPRLSPPSPGGPRRAAPAQQGSLGQRGAPPVPGGAGRPAPPLPSRPGGAAPPPPGARPLPSQGLPAPLIPTRR from the exons atggCTGGAAATTTTGGAATGCAACAGCTAATTCCCGTTGTAAACAAATTGCAAGATGCATTTGTTCAAATGGGCGTGCACATGTCCTTAGATCTTCCTCAAATTGCAGTTGTGGGTGGTCAATCCGCTGGAAAAAGTTCTGTGCTAGAAAATTTTGTAGGCAG AGACTTCTTGCCTCGTGGGTCGGGCATAGTCACCAGGCGACCCTTAATTCTGCAACTAATACATTCAAATACAG AATATGCGGAATTTCTCCACTGCAAGGGTAAAAAGTTCGTCGATTTCAATGAGGTGCGAGGGGAAATCGAGGCAGAGACGGATCGCATTACAGGCTCAAACAAGGGCATCTCGCCTGTGCCTATCAACTTGCGCGTCTATTCGCCAAATG TTCTCAATCTTACGTTGATCGACTTGCCCGGTTTGACGAAGGTGCCAATCGGAGATCAGCCGGTTGATATCGAACAACAGATCAAAGCCATGATATTCCAGTTCATACGGCGCGAGTCGTGCCTCATCCTCGCCGTCACGCCGGCTAACACCGACTTGGCGAACAGCGATGCCTTAAAACTTGCCAAAGAAGTAGACCCTCAAG GTCTTCGTACAATCGGCGTAATCACAAAGCTGGATCTCATGGACGAAGGAACGGACGCTCGTGACGTACTGGAGAACAAGCTGCTGCCACTCAGACGAGGCTACATCGGCGTTGTCAACCGTTCACAGAAGGATATCGACGGAAGGAAGGACATATCTGCCGCGCTCGCGGCTGAGAGGAAATTCTTCCTCAG TCATCCATCATACCGACACATTGCGGATCGACTGGGCACCCCGTACCTGCAGCGCGTACTGAACCAACAGCTCACCAACCACATCCGCGACACTCTGCCCGGCTTGCGAGATAAGTTGCAGAAACAACTGCTCACCCTCGAGAAAGATGTTGAACAGTACAAGCACTTCCGACCAGACGACCCATCCATCAAGACCAAGGCTATGTTGCa AATGATCCAGCAGCTACAGACGGACTTCGAAAGGACGATCGAAGGTTCTGGATCGGCACAGATAAACACGAACGAGCTCTCGGGAGGTGCGAAAATAAACAGATTGTTCCACGAACGGTTCCCATTCGAAATTGTTAAAATGGAATTCGATGAAAAAGAACTGCGTCGAGAAATTGCATTCGCTATTCGAAATATTCACGGTATCAGA gtGGGTCTTTTCACTCCGGATATGGCGTTCGAAGCGATAGTAAAGAAACAAATCGCTCGTCTAAAAGAGCCGAGTCTCAAGTGTGTTGACTTAGTCGTGCAGGAGTTGTCGAATGTCGTTCGCGTTTGTACAGAGAGG ATGTCGCGCTACCCGCGCCTGCGCGAGGAGACGGAGCGCATCATCATGTCGCACGTGCGCTCGCGCGAGCAGCAGTGCAAGGAGCAGCTCGTGCTGTTCGTGGACTGCGAGCTGGCCTACATGAACACCAACCACGAAGACTTCATCGGTTTCGCCAAGTTAGACATACC cgCACAGAATCAATCTGAAAACTCGGCAAAGTCAGGTCACCGCGCACTTGGCAACCAAGTCATCAGAAAAGGGTACATGTGCATACACAATCTTGGAATCATGAAAG GTGGGTCCCGTGACTACTGGTTCGTGCTGACGTCGGAGAGCATCTCGTGGTTCAAGGACGAGGAGGAGCGCGAGAAGAAGTATATGTTGCCGCTCGACGGGCTCAAGCTGCGTGACCTCGAACAGGGTTTCATGTCTCGCCGGCACATGTTCGCTCTCTTCAACCCGGAGGGCAGAAATGTCTACAAA GACTATAAGCAGTTAGAGTTATCATGTGAAACTCAGGACGATGTTGACTCTTGGAAAGCATCTTTCCTGCGAGCTGGTGTCTACCCTGAAAAGACTTCAGAAGCAGCTAACGGTGAAGAT AGCGAAGGAAATGAG ttatttctgCCTTTCCCGGGGTTGGGTGGAAATAAAAGA AGCTCGGACACGTCAGGTACTAGCAGCATGGATCCGCAGTTGGAGCGCCAAGTAGAGACCATTCGCAACCTTGTCGACTCCTACATGCGCATCGTGACCAAGACCACACGTGACCTCGTGCCCAAGACCATCATGATGATGATCATAAACAACGCCAAAGATTTCATCAACGGGGAACTCCTCGCGCATCTCTACGCGTCTGGTGATCAG TCTCAAATGATGGAAGAGTCTCCGGAGGAAGCGCTGAAGCGCGAAGAGATGTTGCGCATGTACCACGCGTGCAAGGAGGCGCTGCGCATCATCGGGGACGTGTCCATGGCCACCGTCAGCACGCCCGTGCCGCCGCCCGTCAAGAACGACTGGCTCGAGAGCCGCCTCGACTCCAACCCGCGCCTGTCGCCGCCCTCGCCCGGCGGGccccgccgcgccgcgcccgcgcagCAAG GCTCGCTGGGCCAGCGCGGCGCGCCGCCGGTGCCGGGCGGCGCGGGGCGGCCGGCGCCGCCGCTGCCGTCGCGGCCCGGCGGGGCGGCGCCGCCCCCGCCCGGCGCGCGCCCGCTGCCGTCGCAGGGCCTGCCCGCGCCCCTCATACCCAC ACGGCGCTAG
- the LOC113392567 gene encoding dynamin isoform X6: MAGNFGMQQLIPVVNKLQDAFVQMGVHMSLDLPQIAVVGGQSAGKSSVLENFVGRDFLPRGSGIVTRRPLILQLIHSNTEYAEFLHCKGKKFVDFNEVRGEIEAETDRITGSNKGISPVPINLRVYSPNVLNLTLIDLPGLTKVPIGDQPVDIEQQIKAMIFQFIRRESCLILAVTPANTDLANSDALKLAKEVDPQGLRTIGVITKLDLMDEGTDARDVLENKLLPLRRGYIGVVNRSQKDIDGRKDISAALAAERKFFLSHPSYRHIADRLGTPYLQRVLNQQLTNHIRDTLPGLRDKLQKQLLTLEKDVEQYKHFRPDDPSIKTKAMLQMIQQLQTDFERTIEGSGSAQINTNELSGGAKINRLFHERFPFEIVKMEFDEKELRREIAFAIRNIHGIRVGLFTPDMAFEAIVKKQIARLKEPSLKCVDLVVQELSNVVRVCTERMSRYPRLREETERIIMSHVRSREQQCKEQLVLFVDCELAYMNTNHEDFIGFANAQNQSENSAKSGHRALGNQVIRKGYMCIHNLGIMKGGSRDYWFVLTSESISWFKDEEEREKKYMLPLDGLKLRDLEQGFMSRRHMFALFNPEGRNVYKDYKQLELSCETQDDVDSWKASFLRAGVYPEKTSEAANGEDLFLPFPGLGGNKRSSDTSGTSSMDPQLERQVETIRNLVDSYMRIVTKTTRDLVPKTIMMMIINNAKDFINGELLAHLYASGDQSQMMEESPEEALKREEMLRMYHACKEALRIIGDVSMATVSTPVPPPVKNDWLESRLDSNPRLSPPSPGGPRRAAPAQQGSLGQRGAPPVPGGAGRPAPPLPSRPGGAAPPPPGARPLPSQGLPAPLIPTRPGPGAATQLPPHVRQQINQAVGQAVTGAALNELSSAFARFNRPVPNVPPKLPERPQNGRPF; the protein is encoded by the exons atggCTGGAAATTTTGGAATGCAACAGCTAATTCCCGTTGTAAACAAATTGCAAGATGCATTTGTTCAAATGGGCGTGCACATGTCCTTAGATCTTCCTCAAATTGCAGTTGTGGGTGGTCAATCCGCTGGAAAAAGTTCTGTGCTAGAAAATTTTGTAGGCAG AGACTTCTTGCCTCGTGGGTCGGGCATAGTCACCAGGCGACCCTTAATTCTGCAACTAATACATTCAAATACAG AATATGCGGAATTTCTCCACTGCAAGGGTAAAAAGTTCGTCGATTTCAATGAGGTGCGAGGGGAAATCGAGGCAGAGACGGATCGCATTACAGGCTCAAACAAGGGCATCTCGCCTGTGCCTATCAACTTGCGCGTCTATTCGCCAAATG TTCTCAATCTTACGTTGATCGACTTGCCCGGTTTGACGAAGGTGCCAATCGGAGATCAGCCGGTTGATATCGAACAACAGATCAAAGCCATGATATTCCAGTTCATACGGCGCGAGTCGTGCCTCATCCTCGCCGTCACGCCGGCTAACACCGACTTGGCGAACAGCGATGCCTTAAAACTTGCCAAAGAAGTAGACCCTCAAG GTCTTCGTACAATCGGCGTAATCACAAAGCTGGATCTCATGGACGAAGGAACGGACGCTCGTGACGTACTGGAGAACAAGCTGCTGCCACTCAGACGAGGCTACATCGGCGTTGTCAACCGTTCACAGAAGGATATCGACGGAAGGAAGGACATATCTGCCGCGCTCGCGGCTGAGAGGAAATTCTTCCTCAG TCATCCATCATACCGACACATTGCGGATCGACTGGGCACCCCGTACCTGCAGCGCGTACTGAACCAACAGCTCACCAACCACATCCGCGACACTCTGCCCGGCTTGCGAGATAAGTTGCAGAAACAACTGCTCACCCTCGAGAAAGATGTTGAACAGTACAAGCACTTCCGACCAGACGACCCATCCATCAAGACCAAGGCTATGTTGCa AATGATCCAGCAGCTACAGACGGACTTCGAAAGGACGATCGAAGGTTCTGGATCGGCACAGATAAACACGAACGAGCTCTCGGGAGGTGCGAAAATAAACAGATTGTTCCACGAACGGTTCCCATTCGAAATTGTTAAAATGGAATTCGATGAAAAAGAACTGCGTCGAGAAATTGCATTCGCTATTCGAAATATTCACGGTATCAGA gtGGGTCTTTTCACTCCGGATATGGCGTTCGAAGCGATAGTAAAGAAACAAATCGCTCGTCTAAAAGAGCCGAGTCTCAAGTGTGTTGACTTAGTCGTGCAGGAGTTGTCGAATGTCGTTCGCGTTTGTACAGAGAGG ATGTCGCGCTACCCGCGCCTGCGCGAGGAGACGGAGCGCATCATCATGTCGCACGTGCGCTCGCGCGAGCAGCAGTGCAAGGAGCAGCTCGTGCTGTTCGTGGACTGCGAGCTGGCCTACATGAACACCAACCACGAAGACTTCATCGGTTTCGCCAA cgCACAGAATCAATCTGAAAACTCGGCAAAGTCAGGTCACCGCGCACTTGGCAACCAAGTCATCAGAAAAGGGTACATGTGCATACACAATCTTGGAATCATGAAAG GTGGGTCCCGTGACTACTGGTTCGTGCTGACGTCGGAGAGCATCTCGTGGTTCAAGGACGAGGAGGAGCGCGAGAAGAAGTATATGTTGCCGCTCGACGGGCTCAAGCTGCGTGACCTCGAACAGGGTTTCATGTCTCGCCGGCACATGTTCGCTCTCTTCAACCCGGAGGGCAGAAATGTCTACAAA GACTATAAGCAGTTAGAGTTATCATGTGAAACTCAGGACGATGTTGACTCTTGGAAAGCATCTTTCCTGCGAGCTGGTGTCTACCCTGAAAAGACTTCAGAAGCAGCTAACGGTGAAGAT ttatttctgCCTTTCCCGGGGTTGGGTGGAAATAAAAGA AGCTCGGACACGTCAGGTACTAGCAGCATGGATCCGCAGTTGGAGCGCCAAGTAGAGACCATTCGCAACCTTGTCGACTCCTACATGCGCATCGTGACCAAGACCACACGTGACCTCGTGCCCAAGACCATCATGATGATGATCATAAACAACGCCAAAGATTTCATCAACGGGGAACTCCTCGCGCATCTCTACGCGTCTGGTGATCAG TCTCAAATGATGGAAGAGTCTCCGGAGGAAGCGCTGAAGCGCGAAGAGATGTTGCGCATGTACCACGCGTGCAAGGAGGCGCTGCGCATCATCGGGGACGTGTCCATGGCCACCGTCAGCACGCCCGTGCCGCCGCCCGTCAAGAACGACTGGCTCGAGAGCCGCCTCGACTCCAACCCGCGCCTGTCGCCGCCCTCGCCCGGCGGGccccgccgcgccgcgcccgcgcagCAAG GCTCGCTGGGCCAGCGCGGCGCGCCGCCGGTGCCGGGCGGCGCGGGGCGGCCGGCGCCGCCGCTGCCGTCGCGGCCCGGCGGGGCGGCGCCGCCCCCGCCCGGCGCGCGCCCGCTGCCGTCGCAGGGCCTGCCCGCGCCCCTCATACCCAC ACGGCCGGGCCCGGGCGCGGCGACGCAGCTGCCGCCGCACGTGCGCCAGCAGATCAACCAGGCCGTGGGGCAGGCCGTCACCGGCGCCGCGCTCAACGAGCTCAGCTCCGCCTTCGCCAGATTCAA cCGACCAGTGCCAAATGTGCCGCCAAAGCTGCCCGAGCGACCGCAGAACGGACGGCCATTTTGA